Proteins encoded together in one Camelina sativa cultivar DH55 chromosome 9, Cs, whole genome shotgun sequence window:
- the LOC104710746 gene encoding NAC domain-containing protein 59-like produces the protein MDYKVSRIGEIVKGEEVEDSEKIDLPPGFRFHPTDEELITHYLRPKVLNSFFSALAIGEVDLNKVEPWDLPWKAKIGEKEWYFFCVNDRKYPTGLRTNRATKAGYWKATGKDKEIFKGKSLVGMKKTLVFYKGRAPKGVKTNWVMHEYRLEGEHAINNLPKTAKNECVISRVFQKRADGTKVHISGLRMFGSGVNKFEPVGLPRLMDSSPYVKSRGRDSLAGTAVGCLFSHVTCFSDQNYDDKSLVDELKDNSKATRFGSTSTNLMPNIVSTLDYDHLSLQDDSSILKMLLDSEETQFKKNLENSGSLESELTASSWHRHSPSCSTGPVNLDNVWNF, from the exons ATGGATTACAAGGTATCAAGAATTGGGGAGATAGTAAaaggagaagaagtagaagattcAGAGAAAATTGATTTGCCACCTGGTTTCAGATTCCACCCAACAGATGAAGAACTCATAACTCACTATCTAAGACCGAAGGTTCTAAACTCCTTCTTCTCTGCTTTAGCCATTGGTGAAGTTGATCTCAACAAGGTCGAGCCATGGGACTTGCCTT ggAAGGCCAAGATTGGGGAGAAAGAGTGGTATTTCTTCTGCGTCAATGACCGAAAATACCCGACCGGTTTAAGGACGAACCGGGCTACCAAAGCTGGTTATTGGAAAGCTACTGGCAAAGATAAAGAGATTTTCAAAGGGAAATCTCTTGTGGGTATGAAGAAAACTTTGGTTTTCTATAAAGGAAGAGCTCCTAAAGGAGTTAAAACCAATTGGGTCATGCATGAGTATCGATTAGAAGGCGAACATGCCATCAATAATCTCCCTAAAACCGCTAAg AACGAATGTGTTATTAGTCGGGTGTTTCAGAAGCGGGCAGATGGTACAAAGGTGCATATATCCGGTTTAAGGATGTTCGGTTCAGGGGTTAACAAATTTGAACCGGTCGGTTTACCTCGGTTGATGGATTCTTCTCCATATGTAAAGAGCCGAGGACGAGACTCTTTGGCTGGAACCGCCgttggttgtttgttttctcaCGTGACCTGTTTCTCCGACCAAAATTATGATGACAAGAGTCTTGTGGACGAGCTTAAAGACAACTCTAAAGCTACCAGGTTTGGTTCTACATCGACTAACTTGATGCCAAATATTGTTTCTACGTTAGACTACGATCATCTTTCTCTGCAAGACGATTCTTCCATACTGAAGATGTTGCTTGACAGTGAAGAAACTCAATTTAAGAAGAATCTTGAGAATTCCGGTTCATTGGAGAGCGAATTAACTGCGAGTTCTTGGCATCGTCACAGTCCTTCTTGTTCAACTGGTCCGGTGAATCTTGATAACGTTTGGAATTTCTGA